Proteins from a single region of Chaetodon trifascialis isolate fChaTrf1 chromosome 10, fChaTrf1.hap1, whole genome shotgun sequence:
- the shisal1b gene encoding protein shisa-like-1a isoform X1 — translation MTITSRQSFNVLTVIFLLLSTAALSAHYRVCEPYSDHKGRYHFGFHCPRLSDNKTYMFCCHHNNTAFKYCCNETEFQMVMQINLTTTSDGYAHNNYTALVGVWIYGFFVMVLLALDFLYYSAINYELCRVYLEKWGLGGRWLKKARSQWNRSMPEESEAQAQAQPMVSSHYQPRHSLRGESHSPTLLPYNTSTAW, via the exons ATGACTATCACCAGCCGGCAGTCCTTCAATGTCCTGACGgtcatcttcctcctgctgtccaCCGCAG CCCTCTCTGCTCATTACCGAGTTTGTGAACCCTACTCCGACCACAAGGGGCGTTACCACTTTGGCTTTCACTGCCCACGCCTGTCGGACAACAAGACGTACATGTTCTGTTGCCACCACAACAACACCGCCTTCAAATACTGCTGCAACGAGACTGAGTTCCAGATGGTCATGCAGATCAACCTCACCACCACCTCAGATGGTTATGCACACAA TAATTATACAGCCCTGGTCGGCGTGTGGATCTACGGCTTCTTTGTCATGGTGCTGCTGGCGCTGGACTTTCTCTACTACTCAGCCATAAACTACGAGCTGTGCCGCGTCTACCTGGAGAAATGGGGTCTGGGAGGACGCTGGCTGAAGAAGGCTCGGAGTCAGTGGAACAGGTCCATGCCAGAGGAGAGCGAAGCCCAGGCTCAAGCCCAACCCATGGTCTCCAGCCACTACCAGCCCAGACACAGCCTCAGAGGGGAGAGCCACAGCCCCACGCTCCTGCCCTACAACACGTCCACCGCATGGTGA
- the shisal1b gene encoding protein shisa-like-1a isoform X2: protein MTITSRQSFNVLTVIFLLLSTAALSAHYRVCEPYSDHKGRYHFGFHCPRLSDNKTYMFCCHHNNTAFKYCCNETEFQMVMQINLTTTSDGYAHNNYTALVGVWIYGFFVMVLLALDFLYYSAINYELCRVYLEKWGLGGRWLKKARSQWNRSMPEESEAQAQAQPMVSSHYQPRHSLRGESHSPTLLPYNTSTA, encoded by the exons ATGACTATCACCAGCCGGCAGTCCTTCAATGTCCTGACGgtcatcttcctcctgctgtccaCCGCAG CCCTCTCTGCTCATTACCGAGTTTGTGAACCCTACTCCGACCACAAGGGGCGTTACCACTTTGGCTTTCACTGCCCACGCCTGTCGGACAACAAGACGTACATGTTCTGTTGCCACCACAACAACACCGCCTTCAAATACTGCTGCAACGAGACTGAGTTCCAGATGGTCATGCAGATCAACCTCACCACCACCTCAGATGGTTATGCACACAA TAATTATACAGCCCTGGTCGGCGTGTGGATCTACGGCTTCTTTGTCATGGTGCTGCTGGCGCTGGACTTTCTCTACTACTCAGCCATAAACTACGAGCTGTGCCGCGTCTACCTGGAGAAATGGGGTCTGGGAGGACGCTGGCTGAAGAAGGCTCGGAGTCAGTGGAACAGGTCCATGCCAGAGGAGAGCGAAGCCCAGGCTCAAGCCCAACCCATGGTCTCCAGCCACTACCAGCCCAGACACAGCCTCAGAGGGGAGAGCCACAGCCCCACGCTCCTGCCCTACAACACGTCCACCGCATG